aggtggttcttgtcaaagtgtcaaagacagaCGCAGTCTCGTGGTTTGTGCTGCAGTTATATTAGTTATTTGAAGTATCAATATTAAGTGAAGTGATTTTGAGTTAACTctaaattatttataattcTGTGAACGTTATAAAGATTTACAGTTCACAAATAAAcatgcacataaaaaaaaaacaaaaaattgtgttgtttatttcaatgatgacgccttgcttgaaaataaaacacaaagaaaataaaacacaaaaaatacccggcaccgtggcataaggaagctgcttaggcgctattTAGAAGGACTACCTGGATCTTTGATGCATTTTATCTACTGCAAGAGGCGAATTCAAGCAGCGAACTATAGCTTGCCAAGATtggctgcttaagcaattttggctatttgggtaaacACATGTTTTAGGTACAGTCTATTCCCGAGGtacgcggttctcgacttacgcagATTCGGAGAATTTAGAAACTGAGTATCTATGAATACGCGTTTAAgataccgtgtatctcggggactacaTGTACCACCTGGAGACTAGCGGGGAAATgtgacttacgcggatattcgagctACGCGGATTCCTCGGGAACGCATAAACCGCGAATCTCGAGAACAGACGGCATcatcatgaaaaataaaaattcatttgtaatttgattttgctgtttaaactttctttttgaatatatgaaaaaacgttcagatctccatccttgttgtgGCAGCAGGCTAAATTAGATACGAagttgttttgtgttattatagtgccaaagaagaagaagagataattttgttattatcgacgttcttcttcgtctttGGCAGAACAACCGGGCAAGACCTGCCTGTGCCCACAAGTGAAATTAGCTTGGctatcagtgacttattgttaccatagcaggatcaTTAGTCCTAcgacgtatgggggcacgtgaacccatgacgggcatgttgttaagtcatcCGAGTTGACAACTTTACCACCAGACCTTTACCTTTACTTCTGAATAAAACAGGATTTCTTTCGGAGAAGAAATTTTATTGTGCGCTTGTTTActgtctttcttcttcttcttctttggcacaacaaccgctgtcggtcaaggcctggctGTACCAACTAGTGAAGTGaccttggctttcagtgacttattgttaccacatagcaggatagtcagtcctacacgtatggggacacggtctattcgggacttgaacccatgacgggcatgttattgagtcgttcgagttatTGTCTTTATATTGTATTATTTACTATTGCTTATGATCGATActttgagaaaaaaatagtaGCTAGGGAGGTTATAAAAAATAGAGCACCACAAGCTTGGAATTAACTGTGCAGATCACAGCAATCCGAAAAAGTTCCCCATTGTGCGTGGTTTGGCGAGTCGTTTGTTCTCGTCAACCCGCTTGACCTGATCGTATCTGGCTAGATGATCTCCACAACTGATTGTGTAGTTGTATAAAttatctgaaaaaaaaaacaaaaacaaaaaacaaatgtagAATAAACTACTTACTCAAACCATGTCGATCAGGCACCGAAACCGATATGTAATATTACCTCGTAAGGATTTGCGTGACTGTGCCATACCTCCATAATCGGAAGGCAGGAGATGTTGAGGGATGTAAGGGAAAAGAGTATGTATCTTGGTGTGTAAATGGAGCATTTCAAGCAACTCTTTCTTCATGAACGGCCTGATCATGGTCATGATGCGATCGATGAACGGCACCACGTTGGCAAGATGTAGTCCCTTAAGCCGAATTGGTAAGCCTTCCTGTATGAAGTACAGCAAATCTTTAAGCGTAAATATGCCCAGCTTCGGCAGATGTCCAAGATGAATGCCGTCCATGTCGATGATGAGGATCGATCCGTTATTACATCCTTCCTCCCAAAGTTGAATATCAACACACATGAGCGCACTGTGGGTATGGGAGGGTAGATAAACATTATCAAACTGAAGATTGAAACAAATCAAAGGAAATACTTACAGCGTCAGCAAGGAGTTGAGGGAAAATTTACTTGCATCTGGGTCAACGATCTTGGCCAGCATCACTCGATATCCTTCGGGCGTTAGTTCGGGAAGGATAGATAAATCGCTGCAAAATGAGTTCagcatttgttttattatcattcgcacaatcttttttttttcaaagtttattcatttattgttcacttttactcacagtACATCCATCGCCATCAGTATCGCATCTTTATCGAGGTTTCTGTTGCCGAACAGATTCTTACAGCTCGTTCGAAAGGTATAGTAACACTCGATCGTACGTTGTGCCGCCTCCAGATCGTAGTAATTTGAGTGTAGAAACAGGATCAATTCGAGCTCGGTAACTGGTGGTAAATGCGGTTGGCTTTTCACCCACTCGCCTAACTTCTGCACATCAGTAGCTCGCAGTTCGCCTGCATACTTTCGGTACTGGTCTTCGACGTTAGCGAACTGTATGGTTTTCATCGCGAGCAGGTTTTCAGAATGGAGATGTGCAAAGCAACTTCAAACTTTATTCGCTGGAGTGCTGCAGTTGACTGGAGCCTAAATAATTTCTAAGCCGGACATGACCCACAGTGGCAAGACCCAGGGGTACGGAAGGGATTTTTTAAGTGTCGTTTTTGTCGTCCAGCTTCCTAATCCATTAAAGCAAATATGCACGCGGAAGGCCTTGGAAAGATAGAATTAACCCTTGAAGAGCCAGAGTGGCTAAAGGTTACGATATAAAAACCTAAATGTGCGAGGTTTTAGATACTGGAATTGAAACCCCCCCAATGCATGATCTTCGCGGGTTAGCGCGATCTGATGGAGGTCTTGCTTACATGCTATTTTGCTTGTTATTGCAGTAATTCAGTTAACTTGTTTTATCTCA
This is a stretch of genomic DNA from Anopheles merus strain MAF chromosome 2R, AmerM5.1, whole genome shotgun sequence. It encodes these proteins:
- the LOC121591115 gene encoding alpha-tocopherol transfer protein-like; translation: MKTIQFANVEDQYRKYAGELRATDVQKLGEWVKSQPHLPPVTELELILFLHSNYYDLEAAQRTIECYYTFRTSCKNLFGNRNLDKDAILMAMDVLDLSILPELTPEGYRVMLAKIVDPDASKFSLNSLLTLALMCVDIQLWEEGCNNGSILIIDMDGIHLGHLPKLGIFTLKDLLYFIQEGLPIRLKGLHLANVVPFIDRIMTMIRPFMKKELLEMLHLHTKIHTLFPYIPQHLLPSDYGGMAQSRKSLRDNLYNYTISCGDHLARYDQVKRVDENKRLAKPRTMGNFFGLL